The genome window CGACGCCGTTGAATTCGAACGACTGCGAGGGATCGGGTAACCCCAATGCCAGGCACTTCGCACGTAGCGTCAAGAGATCTGCCTGAGAGTTATAAGGCAGAACATAGAGTATAGGACGTGAGGGATCTAACCCTAGCTCGACCACGGGATCTGCGGGAATAACTTTGCTTTTAACCAGCAGTTTTAGTGGGAGATTCAATAGTTTATAGTAAATTTTACGCCAACCTGACATAACAACTTGGAGCCTCTTGTTAGCAATGCGCCGCAAGGATACCAGAAACTGCGCCGGAGATCTGTGGTGATGAGACAACGTAGGTGCGTTAAAATGCGAACTATTTTGCGTAAATAATGGAGGATAAATGAATAAAGCAACGGGGATGACCCGGATTATTAAGGCGACCGGTTATTCCCTTAAGGGGCTAAAGCAGGCGTGGCAGCATGAGGCGGCGTTTCGTCAGGAAACAATACTGACGATTGTCGGCGTGATTATTGCGTGTTTGCTGCCAGTTACGCTGGTCGAAAAACTGCTGCTGATCGGGTCTGTCGTATTGATTATGCTTTTTGAGTTGGCTAATAGCGCGATTGAAGCAGTTGTCGATCGTATTGGCCCTGAGCATCACGAATTATCCGGAAGGGCGAAAGATATCGGCTCGGCGGCTGTTTTTGTTGCCATCGTGTTAGCCGCTGTCGTGTGGGGCAGCATCCTCTGGCAACATTTTGCCTGACGGTACGCATAAATGAATAAAAGTCAGAGGCTTTGCCGATATCTCCATTCCCAATTGTGGCTTACCTGTATATACTCACAGCAAGACTGTATAAACAACCAGGGGGCGGAATGAAAGTATTAACAGCAAGGCAGCAGCAGGTTTATGACCTGATCCGCGATCATATTGCGCAGACCGGAATGCCGCCAACGCGCGCGGAAATTGCTCAACAGCTGGGGTTTCGCTCTCCCAATGCGGCTGAAGAACATCTGAAAGCGCTGGCGCGTAAAGGTGTGATTGAAATTGTATCGGGTGCTTCTCGCGGTATTCGTCTGCTGATGGAAGAAGAGACGGGTATTCCTCTGGTTGGTCGCGTGGCTGCAGGTGAGCCTCTGCTGGCGCAGGAACATATCGAATGTCACTATCAGGTTGACCCAGCCATGTTCAAACCCAGCGCTGACTTTTTGCTGCGGGTGAGCGGTATGTCGATGAAAGATATTGGTATTATGGATGGCGATTTACTGGCCGTGCATAAAACAGAAGATGTACGCAACGGTCAGATTGTCGTCGCACGTATTGATGATGAAGTGACGGTGAAGCGCCTGAAAAAGCAGGGCAATACAGTGCATCTTCTCGCGGAAAACGAAGAGTTTGCCCCCATTGTTGTCGACCTGCGTCAACAAAGCTTTTCGATAGAAGGCTTAGCGGTTGGCGTCATTCGTAACAGTGACTGGAGCTAACGATTCACCGAGATGCACTGCTCGTCTGTTTGAGTCAGTGCATCATCCTCTTTGTGTTAATTGCTTCATGTGCTAGTCACTTTATGTGTGGGTTGCCCCCGTGTGTTAATCTGCTGGCTGTATATATTTCGTTACATTTAGCGTGCGTTTTCTGCGATTCCTCTTACCACCTGTTTTTCCTCTGCTTTTGCGGTGATTTTCTCTTTCTTAACGTCTTGCCCAGTTACTGATTCCTGGTTTTTCATTTTAAGTGAAATATTCGGCTATAATTTTTATCAAGGTAAGCATTTTAATCTTGATTTGGTCGTTTGGTGATTGATTACCAGCCATCACATTTAGGTTAGCCCGGCAGTCAAGGGAGACAGTGGCGAAGAACACCGTGATGGTTCACACCATGATGACGCTGCTTACTGAATAGACCGATTTATCTGACACTGACGCCTACGTCGGTAGTCATGATTCATTTATGCGCAATACACCTAAGGTATGGAGATTCTTATGAATAAAGACCAAGCCAGCGGTAACTGGAAACAGTTTAAAGGTAAAGCGAAAGAGCAATGGGGTAAATTAACGGATGACGATCTGACGGTCATCGAAGGTAAGCGTGACCAACTGGTAGGGAGAATCCAGGAGCGTTACGGGTACGCAAAAGAAGCGGCAGAGAAAGAAGTGAAGCACTGGGAAGAGCACCACAAATATCACTGGTAGTGAACGCGATAGCTCTTCGCTGAAAGGACGATAGCCCTCGGGGCTATCGTTTTTTAATAGAGATTAACGCTTTTTAATCGGAACCGTATGGTCGTGATCGCAATGATCCGGCTGATTGCACGATGCCACTTCCTGACAGCCACCACACAGCCCGTGAGCTTCCACAACGCTGTGGCGTAGCGTAAATCCTGACTGCTGTGCCAGACTACGCAGCGTTTCTTCTACACCTTCGGTTTGACGTTCTGTAACCTGTCCGCAGCGATCGCAGATGAACAGAGCTGACGTATGGCTGTGGTCTTCGATATGGTGACACAGCACGTAGCTGTTGTTTGACTCGACGCGATGAATGAAGCCTTGTTCCAGCAGAAAATCCAGTGCGCGATAGACGGTCGGCGGTTTCGCCTGAGGTTCGGAAACGCGCAGCAGATCCAGCAGGTCATAAGCGCTGATAGCACCGGACTGCTGTGCCATTAGGCGTAAAACCTCTAACCGCTGCGGCGTGAGACGCACAGCGCGCTGCTGACAAATCTGTTCAGCCTGGGCAAGAAGTTTGTCCTGTTTGGTTGAATCCATTGTCATATCACCCTGACGCATTGAGGAACAAGACGGATATCTTACCACGACTGAATAAAAACGCCGAACTGGCGGCGTTTTCCTGCAAAAACCACTTCCTGTAAAAACAACGGACAGAACGCTACACGACCAGGTCGATGAGCAGCGCTCGCAAAGGTGCTTCTGCCTGTAGCGTCAACGCTGCTTCTTCTTTAATAAAGGCACCGTCGCCGCAGTGTAGGGCTTCACTGTGCTGACCGCCTTTTACCACCATTGAACCGTGGATCAACTGGAGGTATGCCTGATTGCCCTGTAGTGCGATCGTGCTTTGCTCATTCTGCTGGAGATCGACATGATGGATCCAAACCTGCTGGCGTAGTTGCAGGCTGGTCTGTTCACCTTCCGGCGAGGCAAGCAGAGTATGGCTTGATGGATCTAATTCCATGCGCTGTAACGGGCTGTTCTCTCGGGTCTGGCAGGCGTTCAGCCATAGTTGCAGCCTCGTCAGTGGCTTACTGGCGTTGGTATTATGTTCGCTATAGCTGACGTTTGGCTGAGTGGCGAGCAACAGCACATCTCCGGCTTTGGCCTGAATGTGGCAACCGTTGCTGTCGCGGTATTCTGCCTCACCCTGAAGAATAATATTCAGGATATCAACCCGTGGGTAGGTTCGCGGCTGGAATGATGCCCCCGGCGCCAATACTTCCTGATTGAGCACGCGCAGAGAGGCGTAGCCCAGCAGCTGTGGGTCAAAATAGTGACCAAAAGAGAATGTATAGCGTGCCTGCAACCAGCCATAGTCGGCCTGGCCGCATTGCCCCGCTGCTCTTCGTGTGATCATAATCTTTATCCCCCCAGATAATTATTTCTTAAACCGATAGTAATTGTGTGGACGTTGGATTGTTAGCTAGTTAATCTGGTGGGTATATTCAAAATTCCTGAATGAGTACGAAGATGGCGAAAGAACGAGCATTGACGCTGGAAGCCTTGAGGGTTATGGATGCGATCGATCGTCGTGGCAGCTTTGCCGCTGCGGCAGACGAACTGGGTAGAGTGCCTTCGGCGCTGAGCTATACCATGCAGAAACTGGAAGAAGAGTTGGATGTGGTGTTGTTCGATCGTTCCGGACATCGTACTAAATTCACGAATGTCGGGCGCATGCTACTGGAACGTGGGCGTATCCTGCTGGAAGCCGCGGATAAGCTCACTACGGATGCGGAAGCACTGGCACGCGGCTGGGAAACGCACCTGACGATTGTGACGGAAGCGCTTATTCCGACTCAGCGACTTTTTCCCTTAATCGATAAGCTGGCGCTCAAAGCGAATACGCAGGTGTCGATTCTGACGGAAGTGCTGGCGGGTGCGTGGGAGCGTCTTGAGCAAGGGCGTGCCGATATCGTGATTGCGCCGGACATGCATTTTCGCGCCTCTTCAGAAATGAATACCCGCAAGCTGTACACGATGAATAACGTCTATGTCGCCAGCCCAGAGCACCCGATTCATCAGGAACCTGAACCGCTGTCGGATGCGACCCGGGTGAAATACCGTGGAATTGCGGTGGCGGACACGGCGCGTGAGCGCCCGGTTCTGACCGTGCAACTGTTGGATAAACAGCAGCGTCTGACGGTGAGCTCGCTGGATGATAAGCGGCGTGCGCTGCTGGCGGGATTAGGTGTTGCGACCATGCCTTATCCAATGGTTGCACAAGATATTGCCGAAGGGCGTTTACTGGTGATTGGTCCGGAGCATCAGATGGAAAGCCAGATTATTATGGCATGGCGGCGAGACAGCATGGGCGAGGCGAAATCCTGGTTCCTGCGTGAAATTCCGAAGTTGCTGAACCAGCCCTAAATCCCGCGCTTTTTGCGGCAAGGTGTGGGCCACACCTTGCCGTGCACTTCATTACTAATCGACAAACGCCTCAGTATAAACTGACAAACGTCTTATCACGCTGATGAGGCTGGTTCAGATCCTGCTCTGGACCCAGCGAAATCACGCCATGCGGATTAATGGTGCCGTGGCTACGATAGTAGTGGTGACGAATGTGTGCCATATCGACGGTATCGGCGATGCCGGGCATCTGATAAATATCACGCAGAAAACCGAACAGGTTTGGATAATCACTCAGACGATATTTATCGCATTTAAAATGCGTGTGATAGACCGGATCGAAACGGATCAGCGTCGTCCACAGCCGCAGATCGGCTTCGGTTAACTGCTCACCGGTGAGATAGCGCTGTTTTGCCAGTATGGCTTCCAGATCGGATAACGCGGCGAAAACGGTCGTCGCGGATTCATCATAGGCTGACTGACTCGTTGCAAAACCGGCTTTGTAAACGCCGTTGTTGACCTTGTCGTAAATCCAGCCGTTCAATTCATCAATCTGAGTGCGTAGCGCTTCTGGATAGTAATCTCCCGCCGTGGCTCCTACGCCGTCAAAAGCGCTGTTCAGCATACGGATGATATCGGCGGATTCGTTACTGACGATGGTGTGCTGCTCGGTGTCCCACAGGACGGGCACGGTCACCCGACCGCTGTAGTCCGGTTTGGCGTGCAGGTAGAGTTGGTAGAGGAATTCGTGCTGATAGAGCGAATCACCCGTCGCGCCCTCAAAATCGGTACCGAACGTCCAGCCGTGATCGAGCATGAGCGGATGAACCACCGAAACCGCGATATGATCTTCTAATCCCTTCAACTGCCGCATGAGCAGCGTGCGGTGTGCCCACGGACAGGCGAGCGAAACATAGAGATGATAACGACCGGATTGGGCGGGAAAGCCGCCTTTGCCGGTGAGGCCGGGTGCGCCATCGGGCGTTACCCAGTTGCGGAATGCGGATTCTGAACGCTTAAAGTGACCGCCGGTAGATTTGGTTTCATACCAGGTATCGTGCCATACGCCGTCAACCAGTTGTCCCATAAATCCTCCCGTTAGTGAGTGATGATAAGACGACGGCAAGCCTGGTATGCTTGCCGTCTAATTCGTTATTCGACTATTAAGTGTAGTACAGGCCGGACAAGGCTTGTCTTACCACTTTTTGCCCAGCAGGCGGTCGATGCTGAATGCGCCAGGACCTGTTACAGCCAGCAGGAGGTAGCCACCAGCGATGGTCAGGTTTTTCATGAACATCAGTTGGTTCATGCCTTCCGCAAAGTTAGAGTGGAAAATCAGTGCGGTCAGCAGCGTAAAGCCCGCGGTGAACAGTGCAACGGTACGCGTCAGCAGACCGAACAGCACCGCCAGACCACCACCCAGTTCCAGCAGAATCGTCAGCGGCAGCAGGAAGGTCGGTACGCCCATCGCCTGCATATATTGTTGTGTGCCTGCGTAGGCATCACCCAGCTTACCGTAACCTGCAACGATAAACAGAATCGGCATTAAGATACGTGCAACCAGCAGTGCAGTGCTTTCTAAATTTTTCATCATCTCTCCAATTGATTTTGTTGTGGGCTATATCGCCCTGTTGTGTTTGTTGTAGCAGGTGTTGTCTGAAAACTTGGCCCGCCATCAGGTTATGGGCAGATAGTATAGAGAGATGATTTACGCTGCCAGCGAGTATAATTGTTGTTTTATTTCAGAAAAATTGATGTTTGGTTAAGTTACAAGAACGCGCCGCCATGACGTGAGCGCGTTGGGCAAAAGTGAGATGAAAAATGCCGTACAGGAAAGGCAGAGCGCCGATGCGATAGGAAGGATTACGGACGTGGATCAAACGTTTTGCGAACGAGCCTGAATGTTCCCCACAGCCCAACGAGGCGGCGTCCCCAGCGAATCATACGACTGGGGTGGCGCACGCCATAGAGCGCCACGAGGCTGGAGCCAACGATCCAGTATTTACGCCACTGCATAAGACTTTGCCAGCCGCGATCGTAACGGGCGGTGGTGTCCAGCCAGTGTTTCTTACCTGCCGATAAATCCAGCCGCTGCTGCTGTATCTGGCGCAGTAGCTGGGCTTTTTCTCTGTCTCGCTGTTGACGCTGGCTCATTTGGGATCTTCCTCCAACAGCGATCTGTCAGTCGCCAGCTCCTTACGTGTGGCTTTGAGCAGGGTGGAACGACGTACCTTCAGCAGCGTCCAGACGCCGCCTATCAGCGCTAGCCCAAGCAATGTGGCGGTGATACACCCCAGCGCAAAGAGACGATATTGCGGGTCGATGCCCCAGATGATGAGCGCAATCAGGCTCATAATGCCAAAAGTGGCGAAAATCAGCGTCAGACCGACCATCATCAGCAACTGAATCAGATTGGTTTTTTCTTCCTCTAATTCAATTACGGCGAGTCGGACACGGCTTTCCACCATGCTGACAATAATGGAGATGATGCGCTGAGCAGAAGCCATGACCCCGCTTGCGGGGCCTTGTTGTGATTTATCCGTCATAACGATCCGCTAATTAGCGACGAGACAACAGGACGCCAAGCACGACGCCGACAGCAGCACCAATACCGACACCGGTCCACGGGTTCTGACGTACATAGTCGTCCGCAGATTCAACCGCTTCTTTGGTTTGGGAGGCGATGCGCTCACCGGTATCGCTCAGACGGCTACGGGTTTCTTTCAGCGCGCTCTCTGCTTTATTGCGCAGTTTGTCGAGTTCCGCTTTAGATTTATCGCTGGAGGTGCTTAATACTTCTTCCAGCGTATCCGCCAGTGATTTCAATTCGGCGCGTAGGTATTCAGAATTTTGATCTTTAGCCATATTAATAACCCTTCGTGTTATAAACCTGAACGTTAACTATAGCTGAAGCTGAAATTTATGCCGCCCCAAACGGGTACGGACAATTCTGATAACTCGCTGTAAATTTTAGTGATTTGGTTTTTGAATATAAAATGAACAATTGCTGTGTGTTTTATAGGGACAATATATTGATGGGTTATTGCGATGCGGCACGTTCCGCTGCGCGTAATTCCTGCTCGGCTTCAGCCAGCTTTCTTTCGCGCTTGAGGATCTTTTCGGCGTCATCCCCTTTCTGCCGGCTTTCGTTCAGTTCCTGCTGGCGTTCAGCGACGTCTTTACGCTTTTCCGCAATCGCTTCCTGACGCTTCTCAGCCAGACCAGCATCCGTACAGTGGGTTTTCACGCCGTCCAGCGCCTTCTCCAGCCCATTGATGCGGTTCTGATTGCCGTGCTTACGCGCTTCATCGATTTGGCGCTGAATATCCTGCGCTTTCTGCTGACAGGTTTCCACTTGATTGGCGGTATTCGCCAGCGCGTGGCCGGAAAGCAGGACAGATAATGCAATGATGGATGGAAATTGTTTCATCTTCGTCACCCCAGTTTGGATTGTTTCTGTGTCAGTTTCTGCTGCCAGAACGGTGTCGGGGTTGTCGCCTGCTGCGCGGTAATGGTGACTTTGGGCAGAGACAATCGCAGGACATCTCTGGCAGCGATACTCTGTTCTGGCGAGGCAAGACGGACGATCAGGCTATCTTGCTCTGGTGTAATGCTTTTGATCGCAATGCCTTTTTCATTAAGACGCTGATACACGTAAAAGCCATCTGGCAGCGCGGCGCCATCGTCAGGCTTGATGTGCAGCATCGCATCATCCTGGGAATGGCGAGGCGACTGGGACTGCGTCAAGGCGATAATGGGCAGGGCAAGCAATATCAGTATGCGGCCTACTTTTCTGGGGGTAAGTTTAGGGAATAACCAGCGGATTGACACGGTTAGCTTCCTTTTTCTGCGTTATCTGCTTTCGCATCACGCTTTTTACGCCACAGGACAAAGAGCGATCCAAACAGACCGATAAACAGCAGCGCCAGCGGCAGCATCATCAGGCAGAGCATCAGCTCGTCTTCATATTTCAGGAAGATCGTTGTTTTCCCTAAGGCGAAGCCCAGCGTAACCAAAATAAACACCCACAGGAACCCGCTCATCCAGTTGAAGAACTGAAAGCGCGCGTTATTCAGGCCTGACAAGCCTGCGATGGTCGGTAATAACGTTCTTACAAAAGCCAGAAAGCGGCCAACTAATAGTGCGGACAAGCCATGACGGTGGAAGAGTTGGTGGGCGCGCTGATGATAGTGCGCGGGCAAATGTGAGAGCCAGCCCTGCACCACTCCCGTATTGCCAAGCCATCTTCCCTGGATGTAGCTGGCCCAGCAGCCGAGGCTGGCGGCCGTCGTCAGGAGAAATATGGTAAAAGGGTAATTCATTGTGCCTTTGGCAACGAGGACGCCGACCAAAATGAGCAGGCTATCGCCGGGCAGGAAAGCGGCGGGGAGCAGGCCATTTTCCAGAAAGATAATCAGAAACAGCAAGATGTAGATGGTCCATACCAGCTTGGGGTCGGCTAAAATATCGAAATCCTGATGCCAGAGTGCGTTTAACAGTTCTTTGATTAATTCCATCCGGTATTCCTAATACTGCTGTTGCATTTAGCCTTGGCGACAATCACGCTTCTGGACATGATAAGAGCGAATACAGTGTTATGCCCGTGATACTTCAAGTTGCATGTGCGTTGGCAGCGGTACTCGGCACTCTGGTGTGTGCCTCGCTTTGGCGGGCCAACGCTTTGCGTTGTTCAAACGTTAACGTCTGTCCTGAAACTCGAATTATTTAGGGTATATCAGGGCGCAGGATTATGATTTTTTTTATGATCTCTGTGTTGTTTCGCCCAATAGTGACGCAGGTGTCTGACTTGATGCTCGCTTTTCGCTGCGAACCCGATAAACAGGCGGGTAGGGATTGTTTGGTCTTGGCTGACTTTACATCCAAAGCGACGGATTAAGCGTAAGAAAGACGCGTTAACTGTAACAAAATAGGTGTTGCTGAGACAGAAAAATATTACGACAACTGAGGCGGTTTAGGGGGATTTTTCGAGGAAGAGTTG of Pectobacterium carotovorum contains these proteins:
- a CDS encoding diacylglycerol kinase → MNKATGMTRIIKATGYSLKGLKQAWQHEAAFRQETILTIVGVIIACLLPVTLVEKLLLIGSVVLIMLFELANSAIEAVVDRIGPEHHELSGRAKDIGSAAVFVAIVLAAVVWGSILWQHFA
- the lexA gene encoding transcriptional repressor LexA; the protein is MKVLTARQQQVYDLIRDHIAQTGMPPTRAEIAQQLGFRSPNAAEEHLKALARKGVIEIVSGASRGIRLLMEEETGIPLVGRVAAGEPLLAQEHIECHYQVDPAMFKPSADFLLRVSGMSMKDIGIMDGDLLAVHKTEDVRNGQIVVARIDDEVTVKRLKKQGNTVHLLAENEEFAPIVVDLRQQSFSIEGLAVGVIRNSDWS
- a CDS encoding CsbD family protein gives rise to the protein MNKDQASGNWKQFKGKAKEQWGKLTDDDLTVIEGKRDQLVGRIQERYGYAKEAAEKEVKHWEEHHKYHW
- the zur gene encoding zinc uptake transcriptional repressor Zur, producing the protein MDSTKQDKLLAQAEQICQQRAVRLTPQRLEVLRLMAQQSGAISAYDLLDLLRVSEPQAKPPTVYRALDFLLEQGFIHRVESNNSYVLCHHIEDHSHTSALFICDRCGQVTERQTEGVEETLRSLAQQSGFTLRHSVVEAHGLCGGCQEVASCNQPDHCDHDHTVPIKKR
- a CDS encoding pirin family protein, producing MITRRAAGQCGQADYGWLQARYTFSFGHYFDPQLLGYASLRVLNQEVLAPGASFQPRTYPRVDILNIILQGEAEYRDSNGCHIQAKAGDVLLLATQPNVSYSEHNTNASKPLTRLQLWLNACQTRENSPLQRMELDPSSHTLLASPEGEQTSLQLRQQVWIHHVDLQQNEQSTIALQGNQAYLQLIHGSMVVKGGQHSEALHCGDGAFIKEEAALTLQAEAPLRALLIDLVV
- a CDS encoding LysR family transcriptional regulator; amino-acid sequence: MAKERALTLEALRVMDAIDRRGSFAAAADELGRVPSALSYTMQKLEEELDVVLFDRSGHRTKFTNVGRMLLERGRILLEAADKLTTDAEALARGWETHLTIVTEALIPTQRLFPLIDKLALKANTQVSILTEVLAGAWERLEQGRADIVIAPDMHFRASSEMNTRKLYTMNNVYVASPEHPIHQEPEPLSDATRVKYRGIAVADTARERPVLTVQLLDKQQRLTVSSLDDKRRALLAGLGVATMPYPMVAQDIAEGRLLVIGPEHQMESQIIMAWRRDSMGEAKSWFLREIPKLLNQP
- a CDS encoding glutathione S-transferase family protein, coding for MGQLVDGVWHDTWYETKSTGGHFKRSESAFRNWVTPDGAPGLTGKGGFPAQSGRYHLYVSLACPWAHRTLLMRQLKGLEDHIAVSVVHPLMLDHGWTFGTDFEGATGDSLYQHEFLYQLYLHAKPDYSGRVTVPVLWDTEQHTIVSNESADIIRMLNSAFDGVGATAGDYYPEALRTQIDELNGWIYDKVNNGVYKAGFATSQSAYDESATTVFAALSDLEAILAKQRYLTGEQLTEADLRLWTTLIRFDPVYHTHFKCDKYRLSDYPNLFGFLRDIYQMPGIADTVDMAHIRHHYYRSHGTINPHGVISLGPEQDLNQPHQRDKTFVSLY
- a CDS encoding DoxX family protein, with product MKNLESTALLVARILMPILFIVAGYGKLGDAYAGTQQYMQAMGVPTFLLPLTILLELGGGLAVLFGLLTRTVALFTAGFTLLTALIFHSNFAEGMNQLMFMKNLTIAGGYLLLAVTGPGAFSIDRLLGKKW
- a CDS encoding YqjK-like family protein — encoded protein: MSQRQQRDREKAQLLRQIQQQRLDLSAGKKHWLDTTARYDRGWQSLMQWRKYWIVGSSLVALYGVRHPSRMIRWGRRLVGLWGTFRLVRKTFDPRP
- a CDS encoding phage holin family protein; the encoded protein is MTDKSQQGPASGVMASAQRIISIIVSMVESRVRLAVIELEEEKTNLIQLLMMVGLTLIFATFGIMSLIALIIWGIDPQYRLFALGCITATLLGLALIGGVWTLLKVRRSTLLKATRKELATDRSLLEEDPK
- a CDS encoding DUF883 family protein, producing MAKDQNSEYLRAELKSLADTLEEVLSTSSDKSKAELDKLRNKAESALKETRSRLSDTGERIASQTKEAVESADDYVRQNPWTGVGIGAAVGVVLGVLLSRR
- a CDS encoding DUF1090 domain-containing protein; the protein is MKQFPSIIALSVLLSGHALANTANQVETCQQKAQDIQRQIDEARKHGNQNRINGLEKALDGVKTHCTDAGLAEKRQEAIAEKRKDVAERQQELNESRQKGDDAEKILKRERKLAEAEQELRAAERAASQ
- the mzrA gene encoding EnvZ/OmpR regulon moderator MzrA, producing MSIRWLFPKLTPRKVGRILILLALPIIALTQSQSPRHSQDDAMLHIKPDDGAALPDGFYVYQRLNEKGIAIKSITPEQDSLIVRLASPEQSIAARDVLRLSLPKVTITAQQATTPTPFWQQKLTQKQSKLG
- a CDS encoding DedA family protein; the encoded protein is MELIKELLNALWHQDFDILADPKLVWTIYILLFLIIFLENGLLPAAFLPGDSLLILVGVLVAKGTMNYPFTIFLLTTAASLGCWASYIQGRWLGNTGVVQGWLSHLPAHYHQRAHQLFHRHGLSALLVGRFLAFVRTLLPTIAGLSGLNNARFQFFNWMSGFLWVFILVTLGFALGKTTIFLKYEDELMLCLMMLPLALLFIGLFGSLFVLWRKKRDAKADNAEKGS